The proteins below come from a single Zea mays cultivar B73 chromosome 8, Zm-B73-REFERENCE-NAM-5.0, whole genome shotgun sequence genomic window:
- the LOC100193766 gene encoding Protein CONTINUOUS VASCULAR RING 1-like: MGDNKSPLSLSPMGGRDRDRELLIPVSGGGSAPGVDDEDADRASSASAALSSSGREAFHKVVRSWASKKFMTGCVILFPIAITFYITWWFIHFVDGFFSPIYAQLGINIFGLGFITSVTFIFLIGVFMSSWVGASVLSLGEWIIKRMPLVRHIYNASKQISAAISPDQNKQAFKEAVIIRHPRVGEYAFGFITSSVSLQSYSGQEDLYCVYVPTNHLYIGDIFMVNSKDVIRPNLSVREGIEIVVSGGMSMPQILSTLDPEMILGDRTGPSRS; the protein is encoded by the exons ATGGGAGACAACAAGTCTCCGCTGAGCCTGAGCCCGATGGGCGGGCGCGACCGGGACCGGGAGCTCCTCATCCCGGTCTCCGGCGGCGGCTCGGCGCCCGGCGTCGATGACGAGGACGCTGACAgggcctcctccgcctccgcggcGCTCTCCTCCTCCGGCCGCGAG GCTTTCCATAAGGTCGTCCGcagttgggcttcaaagaagttcATGACTGGATG TGTAATTCTCTTCCCCATAGCAATAACGTTCTACATCACCTGGTGGTTCATTCATTTTGTTGATGGATTCTTCTCTCCAATATATGCACAACTAGGAATCAACATATTTG GTCTTGGCTTCATCACATCTGTTACTTTCATATTTTTGATCGGAGTCTTtatgtcatcttgggttggggcatCTGTCCTTAGCCTTGGCGAGTGGATTATTAAGCGCATGCCCCTTGTTCGTCATATCTACAATGCATCGAAGCAAATTAGTGCTGCAATATCACCAG ATCAGAACAAACAGGCATTCAAGGAAGCGGTCATCATAAGGCATCCTCGTGTTGGAGAATATGCGTTTGGTTTCATCACATCGTCAGTATCTCTCCAG AGTTATTCCGGTCAAGAAGATCTTTACTGTGTCTATGTCCCAACGAACCATCTTTACATTGGCGATATCTTCATGGTGAATTCAAAGGATGTCATAAGGCCAAACCTTTCCGTGCGTGAAGGCATCG AAATCGTTGTGTCTGGTGGTATGTCAATGCCCCAGATTCTGTCAACCCTCGACCCGGAGATGATCCTTGGTGACAGAACCGGAccaagcagaagctga